In Phycisphaerae bacterium, the following proteins share a genomic window:
- a CDS encoding nucleotidyltransferase domain-containing protein — translation MVQPAIIDGVKKYLNKLSETGLAVNFGIVFGSYATGCATKDSDIDLIVVSSDFDNSISRDQIKKLWHIAARVDSRIEPVPCGRLQWQNDVSSAIIEAARTEGQTVYLA, via the coding sequence ATGGTTCAGCCAGCAATTATAGATGGTGTAAAAAAATATCTGAACAAATTGTCCGAAACAGGGCTGGCTGTTAATTTCGGCATAGTGTTCGGCTCATACGCAACAGGTTGTGCTACCAAGGACAGCGATATAGACTTAATTGTGGTATCGTCTGATTTCGACAACAGCATCTCCAGAGACCAGATAAAAAAATTATGGCATATTGCCGCCAGAGTGGACAGCAGAATTGAACCAGTCCCATGCGGCAGGCTGCAATGGCAAAATGATGTATCAAGTGCCATAATCGAGGCGGCAAGAACAGAAGGACAAACCGTATATTTGGCATAA
- a CDS encoding HEPN domain-containing protein — protein sequence MVDILEQIKYWQNGAIEDWQAADQLITGNKVRHGLFFAHLSLEKILKAHVCKSTGKIAPKIHNLVRLAETAGLSLSDDKIDFLAEMSEFNLEGRYPVPSLPQISSQEATEYIKKTKEVLEWFSQQL from the coding sequence ATGGTTGATATTTTGGAACAAATTAAATATTGGCAGAATGGAGCCATAGAGGACTGGCAAGCTGCCGACCAATTGATAACCGGCAACAAAGTCCGGCATGGGTTGTTTTTCGCACATCTTTCTCTGGAAAAAATCTTAAAAGCCCACGTCTGTAAATCCACAGGAAAAATCGCTCCGAAAATTCACAACCTCGTCAGATTGGCAGAAACAGCAGGTTTGAGTTTGTCGGACGACAAAATCGACTTTCTTGCGGAAATGAGCGAGTTCAATCTTGAGGGCAGGTATCCAGTTCCTTCCCTGCCGCAAATTTCAAGTCAGGAAGCAACAGAATATATTAAAAAAACTAAAGAGGTGTTGGAATGGTTCAGCCAGCAATTATAG
- the ftsY gene encoding signal recognition particle-docking protein FtsY, with protein sequence MGIFTKTLDYLKGHLGRTRDRIKSSLQSVLTLGRDIDDELLDQLQETLISDDIGVETTDKLISDLRVAYKNKKIAKTEDVIPFLKEHIKGYWPAQARQLNIAPLNPTVILIAGVNGSGKTTSIAKLAYMLSRNKEKVIVAACDTFRAAAVEQLTIWSQRIGVEIIKHAQNADPAAVAYDACSAALARGAQYLILDTAGRLHTQKNLMKELTKIRDVVAKQIPSSPHEVLLVLDATTGQNAIMQAKMFTEAIDVTGIFLAKLDGTARGGIVIAIKDQLNIPVKFVGLGEQPDDIAEFDPDTFVEALFN encoded by the coding sequence ATGGGAATTTTTACTAAAACGCTTGATTATCTTAAAGGCCATCTCGGCAGGACCCGCGACAGGATTAAGTCTTCGTTGCAAAGTGTTTTAACGCTCGGCAGGGATATTGACGATGAGCTTCTAGACCAGCTTCAGGAGACATTAATCAGCGATGATATCGGCGTTGAGACTACCGACAAACTGATATCCGACCTTCGGGTTGCGTATAAAAATAAAAAGATAGCGAAAACCGAAGATGTTATTCCTTTTTTAAAGGAACATATAAAAGGTTACTGGCCGGCGCAGGCCCGCCAGCTTAATATTGCCCCATTGAATCCGACAGTAATTCTCATCGCCGGCGTCAACGGCTCGGGCAAAACAACCAGTATCGCCAAGCTCGCCTATATGCTCAGCCGCAATAAGGAAAAAGTTATTGTCGCCGCCTGCGATACGTTCCGCGCCGCCGCCGTTGAGCAGCTTACAATCTGGTCGCAGCGAATCGGCGTTGAGATTATCAAGCACGCCCAGAACGCCGACCCTGCCGCGGTAGCCTATGATGCCTGCTCGGCCGCTCTTGCCAGGGGCGCTCAATATCTTATTCTCGATACGGCAGGCAGGCTGCACACGCAGAAAAATCTTATGAAGGAACTGACAAAAATTCGCGACGTCGTCGCAAAGCAGATTCCATCGTCGCCGCACGAAGTTCTGCTTGTGCTCGACGCCACAACCGGCCAGAACGCGATTATGCAGGCAAAGATGTTTACCGAAGCCATAGATGTTACAGGCATATTTCTCGCCAAGCTCGACGGTACTGCCCGCGGCGGCATAGTAATTGCTATTAAGGACCAGCTCAATATTCCCGTAAAATTTGTCGGCCTCGGCGAACAGCCCGACGACATCGCCGAGTTCGACCCTGATACTTTTGTCGAAGCTTTATTCAATTGA
- a CDS encoding sialate O-acetylesterase, whose translation MLIINGINSGQVLQRNRKNFSETLIKGTAKSAGVISVKVVQKGKTLKGFNFKKLTRLKKGSFQFKLTGIPTCGPYQIIFKFTSAKDLDTILEFNNILVGDVWILAGQSNMEGCGFIRYAAKPHPLVRAFYMNDKWAAAQDPIHNLYDSIDPVHAALCGGANPIRNKKKGTGPGVAFGKEMYRLTGAPQGLLCCAHGGTSMSQWNPALKKHKNKSLYGALLRRFEKNGSNVAGILWYQGCSDTDSSEKVSLYTKRMKKLVASFRKDLGITGLPFVMAQISRVAKCSQSAIGWNNIQNQQRLLPKVIKNLILVSAIDLSMDDEIHIGGRDQQRLGKRFADAVYFRKGKKQIELKSIRRKINKYKDTVDIEVVFSNVAGSLQSAGHPSGFKVVHFDGSLCDSIYNIKLQGSKITVCTSLPAANPHLIFLHYGFGAMPYCNITDSAGRSLPVFGPIKVK comes from the coding sequence ATGTTAATTATCAATGGTATCAATAGCGGACAGGTATTACAGCGGAACAGAAAAAATTTTTCCGAAACCCTGATAAAAGGAACGGCCAAATCTGCAGGCGTTATCAGCGTTAAGGTTGTCCAAAAAGGCAAAACGCTTAAAGGATTTAATTTCAAAAAACTGACCAGGCTGAAAAAAGGCTCTTTCCAGTTCAAACTTACCGGCATTCCCACATGCGGACCTTACCAGATAATTTTCAAATTCACTTCCGCTAAAGACTTGGACACAATTTTGGAATTTAATAATATACTCGTCGGCGATGTCTGGATTCTCGCAGGCCAGTCGAATATGGAAGGCTGCGGCTTTATCAGGTACGCCGCCAAACCTCATCCGCTTGTCCGTGCCTTTTATATGAATGACAAATGGGCCGCAGCCCAAGACCCGATTCACAACCTTTACGACTCGATTGACCCTGTACACGCGGCTCTTTGCGGCGGCGCAAATCCCATCAGGAATAAAAAGAAAGGCACAGGTCCAGGCGTGGCATTTGGAAAAGAAATGTATCGTCTAACCGGCGCCCCGCAGGGCCTTCTCTGCTGCGCTCACGGCGGAACTTCAATGTCGCAGTGGAATCCAGCTCTTAAAAAACATAAAAACAAAAGTCTTTATGGCGCGCTTTTAAGACGATTCGAAAAGAACGGCTCAAATGTTGCCGGTATTCTCTGGTATCAGGGCTGTTCCGACACGGACTCATCGGAAAAAGTCTCGCTCTACACGAAAAGAATGAAAAAATTAGTCGCCTCTTTTCGAAAAGATTTGGGTATTACAGGGTTGCCTTTTGTAATGGCCCAGATTTCGAGAGTCGCAAAGTGTTCGCAGTCCGCCATCGGCTGGAATAACATTCAAAATCAGCAGAGGCTTTTGCCGAAGGTAATAAAAAATCTTATACTCGTTTCAGCGATAGACCTTTCTATGGATGACGAAATTCACATCGGCGGCAGAGACCAGCAGCGCCTCGGCAAAAGATTTGCCGATGCCGTGTATTTCCGAAAGGGTAAAAAGCAGATTGAATTAAAATCCATTCGCAGAAAAATCAATAAATACAAAGACACTGTTGATATTGAAGTTGTATTTTCGAATGTCGCCGGCTCTCTTCAGTCCGCCGGTCATCCGTCCGGTTTTAAGGTAGTTCATTTCGACGGCAGTTTATGCGATTCGATTTACAATATAAAACTTCAGGGTTCTAAAATTACGGTTTGTACTTCACTGCCCGCCGCCAATCCTCATCTGATTTTTCTCCATTACGGTTTCGGCGCGATGCCTTACTGCAACATTACCGACAGTGCCGGCCGTTCGTTGCCGGTATTCGGACCTATTAAAGTAAAATGA
- a CDS encoding 4a-hydroxytetrahydrobiopterin dehydratase — translation MTQENNCDLINRKCVPCQGGIEPLKGADLAALAAQLPAGWQIINEHQLEKTFKFKNFKLALDFVNKVGALAEEIGHHPDINFGWGRAKLTLWTHKINGLHTNDFIFAAKADSLYQY, via the coding sequence ATGACGCAGGAAAATAATTGTGATTTGATAAACCGCAAATGCGTTCCATGTCAGGGTGGTATCGAACCTTTGAAAGGCGCCGACCTTGCCGCTCTTGCCGCGCAGCTTCCCGCAGGCTGGCAGATAATCAATGAGCATCAGCTCGAAAAAACATTCAAATTTAAAAATTTCAAACTTGCCCTCGATTTCGTCAATAAAGTCGGCGCACTGGCCGAGGAAATCGGCCATCATCCCGATATTAACTTCGGCTGGGGCAGGGCAAAACTTACTCTCTGGACTCACAAAATCAACGGCCTGCACACAAACGATTTCATCTTTGCCGCCAAAGCCGACAGCCTTTATCAGTATTGA
- the rfaD gene encoding ADP-glyceromanno-heptose 6-epimerase produces MIIVTGGSGFIGSALVAGLNARGITDILIVDILGKDEKWKNLRNLRFTDYIESDDFLNLISAGRLNLPVKAIFHLGACSSTTETDASYLIKNNFEYSKTAAAFAVDKKARFVYASSAATYGDGAKGFSDDESKLAQLQPLNMYGYSKQMFDLWAQDNGMLNKIVGLKYFNVFGPNEYHKADMRSFVLKGFQQIKQTGKVKLFKSYKPDYADGGQRRDFLYVRDAVDMTLFFLDNKKASGIFNIGTGNARSWLDLAGALFAAMDLNPDIEFIDMPSNVRAHYQYFTQADIGKICAAGYKKDITPLEDAVKDYVQNYLQPDKYL; encoded by the coding sequence ATGATAATTGTAACTGGCGGTTCTGGTTTTATTGGCTCAGCGTTGGTCGCGGGTCTTAACGCCAGGGGCATTACGGACATTCTGATTGTTGACATCCTCGGCAAAGATGAAAAGTGGAAGAACCTTCGCAATCTTCGCTTTACCGATTACATAGAATCCGATGATTTCCTTAACCTTATTTCCGCCGGCAGATTGAATTTACCCGTTAAGGCGATTTTTCATCTCGGCGCCTGTTCATCGACTACCGAGACTGACGCCTCGTATCTGATTAAAAATAATTTCGAATATTCGAAGACCGCCGCGGCCTTTGCCGTCGATAAAAAAGCCCGTTTCGTTTACGCCTCCAGTGCAGCCACTTATGGCGACGGCGCGAAAGGCTTCAGCGATGACGAATCGAAACTGGCCCAGCTTCAGCCGTTGAATATGTACGGCTATTCCAAGCAGATGTTTGACCTCTGGGCGCAGGATAACGGAATGCTGAATAAAATCGTCGGCCTTAAATATTTCAATGTCTTTGGCCCAAATGAATATCACAAGGCCGATATGCGGAGTTTCGTCTTAAAAGGTTTCCAGCAGATAAAGCAGACTGGCAAAGTCAAACTTTTCAAATCGTACAAGCCCGATTACGCCGACGGCGGCCAGAGACGCGATTTCCTTTACGTCAGGGACGCCGTCGATATGACGCTGTTTTTCCTTGATAACAAAAAAGCCAGCGGCATTTTCAATATCGGCACCGGCAACGCCCGCAGTTGGCTCGACCTGGCCGGCGCTCTCTTTGCCGCGATGGATTTGAATCCTGATATTGAGTTTATTGATATGCCCTCGAATGTTCGCGCCCATTATCAGTATTTCACTCAGGCCGACATCGGCAAAATCTGCGCCGCCGGCTATAAGAAGGACATTACCCCTCTCGAAGACGCCGTCAAAGATTACGTGCAGAATTATTTACAGCCTGACAAATATTTATAA
- a CDS encoding PEP-CTERM sorting domain-containing protein (PEP-CTERM proteins occur, often in large numbers, in the proteomes of bacteria that also encode an exosortase, a predicted intramembrane cysteine proteinase. The presence of a PEP-CTERM domain at a protein's C-terminus predicts cleavage within the sorting domain, followed by covalent anchoring to some some component of the (usually Gram-negative) cell surface. Many PEP-CTERM proteins exhibit an unusual sequence composition that includes large numbers of potential glycosylation sites. Expression of one such protein has been shown restore the ability of a bacterium to form floc, a type of biofilm.), with product MKKTILTINFFVLLCVLLCASQSIASYVGSSPNLPPLDGQYVSVDQWHSYYGMGIYIANAVHYGFSASFAPPPVGQTDTHLFDSLVDLEVSVDAGATFTPFTVSAPVTVRIQGVSYIENTGTYSTEILSMNISGSPLPAGVMLRESPTLSSSGQTIIEDLGGGQYQIESFFDVYTELSIDGGVTWLPDLYAPVRMELIPEPATISLLTIGIFGLIRRK from the coding sequence ATGAAGAAGACAATTCTTACAATCAATTTTTTTGTGTTGCTTTGTGTTTTGCTCTGCGCATCGCAAAGCATTGCCTCGTATGTAGGTTCCAGTCCTAACCTGCCTCCGCTGGACGGCCAATACGTCAGCGTGGATCAATGGCATAGTTATTATGGAATGGGGATTTACATCGCTAACGCCGTACACTATGGATTTTCAGCTTCATTCGCGCCTCCGCCTGTCGGCCAAACGGATACACATTTGTTTGATTCGCTGGTGGATTTAGAGGTATCTGTCGATGCAGGAGCAACGTTTACGCCTTTCACGGTTTCAGCGCCGGTAACCGTCAGGATTCAGGGTGTCAGCTATATAGAAAACACCGGCACATACAGCACCGAGATACTTTCAATGAATATTTCAGGTAGTCCGTTGCCAGCGGGAGTTATGCTTCGCGAAAGTCCGACACTTTCATCTTCCGGCCAGACAATCATCGAGGATTTAGGCGGAGGCCAATATCAGATTGAGAGTTTCTTCGATGTTTATACCGAACTTTCTATAGATGGCGGAGTGACCTGGCTGCCGGATTTGTATGCGCCGGTTCGTATGGAACTCATCCCTGAACCTGCGACGATTTCCCTGCTGACCATCGGCATTTTCGGTTTGATTCGCCGCAAATAA